The genomic region GACTGCGTCATCACCCTGGACACCACCGGCCAGATCGATGACATGAGTGCCGGCGTCATCCTGAACATCATGCTGACGCACACCGCCCGCGTCATCGCCATCGCACCCAGCACCAGCGACCTTCCGGCGGACTTCCACTGGCTGCTCACCGACCGGCGGCTGACGGAAGTTCGGCTGGACAACCTCAACGAACTGCAGACCCGGCAGGTGCTGCTGACCCTGCTGGGCCACCGGGTCTCGGCCTCGCTCGTGAGCACCTACCACTCGATCGTGGGCGGCAATCCGCTCCTGCTGAAGGCGCTCGTCACGGAGCAGCAGCAGTCAGGAAACCTCGTCCTATCGGATTCCGTCTGGACCCTGCGGGACAGGGTGGTGCTCGACGGCGCCACCAGCCTGGATGACATCGTGCGGTCCCGCTGGTCCCGGGAAGAGCCGAAAACCCGCGAAGTCATTGAGATGCTTGCCTGTGCACGGCGTGTCCCGCTGACCAGGCTGACCGACATCTACGGCACAGCCACCGTGGCCGACATGGAGGACGCCGGGCTGCTGACGGTGGCCGACACCGGGGACCGTTGGGTCTCCCTGCGGGAACAGTACCTTGGGGACGTGGTGCGCTCCTGGCTAAGCATCTCCCGCCGTCGTGAACTCCGGACCCTGTTGCTGGGCGGCCACGAACCCGAGCTGTCCGCCCTGACCATGGAGGAACGGATCGAGTTCGCCGCCTGGACCAAGGAGTGCCAGGCCGAGCTCAGCCCTGCCATGGCGGTGGCCGCAGCGGAGGCGGCGGTGCTGCTCTTTGACCCGCGGTTCGCGATCTCCTGCGTTGAAGACATCAAGAAGACCGACGACGTCTGGGTGGAAGCGCAGCTGCACAAGGCGACTGCGTACCTGCTGCTCGACCTGCCGCTGCAGGCCATGGCCTCGCTGGAGGACATTTCCCGGGTGCAGCTGGATGCGCTCAGTGAGGAGGCCTTCGCCCGCGTGGTGGCAGCCAAGAGCCGGGTCATGGTGTGGCTGCCGGAACTGTGCGGCCAGGTGCCGGACGAGCTGGCGGCGGCCCGCAAGCGGCTTGGCGTTGGCGCAGGGGTGGCATCCAGCTGGCCCGATCCGCTTGGCACGGCCGCCAACGTCATTGCCCTGGCGGAGTTTGAATACAAGTCCTTCATCGGCGACTACGACTCCATGATCGGCGAGCTGGAGAAAGCCTCCGACCCGGCGGTCAACAAGGACCCGGCCTTCAGGATCCAGGCAGCACTGCTCCTGATGCTCGCCCTGTCGGCGGTCGGCCGGGAAATGGACGCCCTCCAGCTCATGCGCCGGGTCGGCGGGCAGCTCTCGGATGCGGGTCCGCTGACCGGCCTGCGGGAACGGTTCGCGATGACGGCGTTCAACGTGCTGCTGCAGGCCGGCCAGTGGAAACGGTGCCTGGAACTCGTCGGGCCGCCCAAGGGGCAGGAGGAGCGCCGGCTGGCCTACCGGACATCTGCCACGGAGCTGGCCGCCGGCATCGCCTACGTTTTCTCAGGCCGTGGTGCGGCGGCCCTGGATTCGCTGCTGTCCGCCGTCGCCCAGCTCGAGCTCCGCCCGGTGCTGAACATGCTGCAGGCCGCCTACGCCGCCACGGCCTTCGCCTACGCCCAGATCGGCAACGCCGGGCAGGCGCACAAATACCTCGACAAGCTCCACGGGGTGCGCGGCCACTGCAACTTTGGCACCGTGTTCGTCACCGAGTTCTGTGCGGACATGGCGGGGCGGTGGCTGGGGGACACCGACGCCGTGAAGCGTCTGCTCGAGGCAGCACACCGCGACATCGATGCCGGCCGGTACACGCTGGCGGGCATCAGCCTGCTCGGAGCGACCGTGAACGGGACCGATGAGGACTTCCGCCTGATGGAGGAGGTGGCGGGCCACCGCCAAGGTACCCTCGCCGAGATCTCACGCCTCATCGCCGTGGGCACCCGCACCAAGGACGCCAAGGTTCTTTTGGAAGGCGCGCACCTGTGCGCCGAACTGGAGCTCGACGCCGTTGAGGCCCGGTGCGTTGCGCTCGCCGTAGACTTTGCCCGCCACTCCGGCGATTCTGCCTCCGCCCGCGTTGCCCAGGCCCGGCTGGACAGCCTCACCGCCACGGTGCCCAGCCTCCCGATCGTTCCCAGCAGCGGCAGCCCGCTCCTTACCGCACGTGAACGCCAGATCTCCCGGCTGGCCGGAAGGGGCGTATCCAACCGGGACATCGCCCTGGAGATGGGCGTATCAGTCCGAACGGTGGAGGGCCACCTGTACCAGGTGTTCACCAAGCTCGGCGTGACATCCAGGGGTGATCTGCCTGGCCTCGTCTAACAGCTCCCCATCAAACAGCGCGTCGCCCAACCCTTCGTCCCACGGCGGCTCGTCCAATGGCCGCGGTGCAGAAGCGGAATCCGAACTCCGCCAGCTCACAGGCCGCCGTGAAGCGATAGAGCATGTCTGCACCATAATCCGCAGCCGTGCCAGCCAGGCGGTCTACCTGATGGCAGGCCCCGGCGTGGGAAAGACATCGGTGACGGACGCCGTGCGGGAGAAGCTGGCGGCAGAGATGACCGTGCTCCGCATCCACGGCAGCTCCTCTCTGGCCAAGGTCCCCTACGGCGTGCTGGCGCCCTACACGTCCGGGCTCGCCCCGGAGGAAGCGGACTCGCCGATCGCGGTGCTGCGGGCCGTCTGGGCCCACTTCCAGGAGCTGAAGGGCGGCGGCCTCAAAGGCGGCAACGACGCCCCGGTGCTCCTGGTGGTGGACGACGCCCACCACCTCGACGACGCCACGGCCAGCATGGTGGTAGACATGACGTCGGCAGGCTGGGCGACCGTGCTGGCAGCCGGACGGCCGCGGCCGGGCCTGCCCCAGGCCCTGAACCAGCTCTGGTATGACGGCCTGGCCGAACGCATCGATCTCCGGCCGCTCAACGGCGAGCAGGTCAGGGAGGTAGTGGAACACACTCTCCAGGGGACTGTTCCCGTGAGCACCGTCCAGTCGCTGTGGTCCGCTTCGGGCGGCAACCCGCTGCTCCTCGATTGCCTGCTGAGTGACGCAACAGCCGCCGGAACCCTGGTCCAGCGGAACGGGATCTGGGTGCTGCTCGGACCGTTGCCGGCCGACGGACCCAGGCTTTCGGATCTCGTGGCCAAGGATCTCCTCCGGAGAACGCCGGAGGAACAGGATGCGCTCAAGATGATCGCCCTGGCGGAGCCGGTGCCCAGGGGCCTGATCGAGGACGTCTGCGGCGCCGGCGTCGTACGTTCATTGCTGGATAACCAGGTGGTGAGCGAATCAACCGCGACGCATACCGAGTTGCGGCTCACCCATGCCATCCTGGGCGAATCGACGCGGCGCCAGGTGTCCGTCTCGCGGAGCCTGCAGCTACGGCAGAAGCTTGACGCCCACCTGGACCCCGCAGCCGCAAGCGCTGAGGGCAGGCTGCGGCTGGTCCAATGGTCGCTGGAGTGCGGCCTGGAGGTGCCCGACCGGGACCTTCTGAACGCCGGCCTGCTGGCTGCGACCACGTTCAATAATGCCGGCGCCCGGCTCATGGCCGGTCACGTGCGTGCACCGGTGCTGCAGGCCCACGCGCTCTCCATCACAGCGCGGGCCCACTTCAATGAAGGGAAGTACCGCGAGGCCGCCGAACTCCTTGACGGCTGCTGGCTTGATCTGGCGGGGGATCCGGAAGCTCCGCAGGTGCTCATGCTCAGGGCGTCATCCCACATGGCTCTGGGAAAGTCCGTGCCGTCGCTCCGGGCTGAATCGCGCCACCAGCTGGAGGAGGCCGGAATCGCCCCCGACGATGCGTGGCAGGACAGGATCCACGAACTGCTGGAGATGGCGGCCGCCGGGGACCATGAAGGCATTGGTGCTGTCGTCGCGGCGCTGGGGACCACGGATCCGGAGACTGCATCCGGCGTTGAGGCAACACTGCACGCCGTGGCGCAGGCCCTGCTTGCCCAGGCGCTGGTTGCTGCCGGCCGGTCACACCAGGCCCACGCCGCTGCGGCGGCGGCCGGCCCCTTCCTGCACGCGCTCAGCGGCGGCCTCTATTTCTTCAATGAGTTTGTCCTGACCCGACTGGCGATCAGCACCCTCGCTGCCGGCAACTGGGAATCGGCCGAACATGAACTGTCCGGATACCCGGCTGAGCGCACCGAGGGCGCTTCGACCTTTGGCGGCGGTATCCAGGCACTGCGAGGCCTTGGACTGCTGCGGCAGGGGCAGCTGGAGCGCGCCTACCAGGTCCTCCTGCCCGCTGTCGAGGCGCTTCGGGTCAATGACCCGCTGCAGGAATTCAGGTTCGGCTCGTCGCTTGCCTTCTACGCCGCTGCACGGCTGGGCGACACCGCCCAGGCGAAGCGGCTCGAACAGGACTTCATCTCCGCCAGGCACGCGAGCGGACCCGGCTGCGACGCAGTCGCGGAAGCCTATGCGGCCGCCGCGGCTGAATACCTTGACCGGAAGGGCAGCGGACTGGACAGGCTCCGTGAGCTCGCGGGGTCCGAGTCAGTTACCGACCATCCAGGAACCAGGATGGAGTGCCTCATCCTTTGCTCGGATCTTGGCGAGCATTCTCTGGCGCAGGAACTCGCCGCCCTCGCCGCTACCGTTGAGGGCCGGTGGGCTGCCGGCTGGCGGCAGCTCGCCCAGGCCTGGGCCTCGGAAGACGCCGATGTCCTCATGGACACGGCCGCCGCCCTGGAGGAGGCGGGCCTGCTGAACCTGGCGCGCGAGGCGTACGCCAGGGCCGGTGCCCTGCTGGACGCGGCGGGGGAGCGGCGCCGAGCCCGCCAGGCGATCGCGCACCGGGAGAAATGCGACCAAGAGCTCGGGGAGCGCTTCCGGGAGAGCCCGTTTGTGGCCTCGGTCCCCAGTGTCCACCTGACCCGCCGGGAGCGGGACATCGTTGAGCTGGCGGTGCAGGGCCTCTCCGACCGCGAGATCGCGCAGCAGCTGATGGTGTCCGTGCGGACCGTCGAGGGGCACCTGTACCGCAGCTACGTCAAGCTCGGCGTCCGCCGGCGTGACGAGCTCGCGCTTGCCCTTCCGAAGAAGTAGCACGCTTCCCAAGCTGATTTTTTTCTGGCCCCTCCGGGCAAAATCCGCGCGGTTGCGCGCCGGGCATGGCTACCTGCGGGAACCAGTAGTTGAGTACTCAGAAAAACGAGTACATGATACTCGTGCCGCGGGCGCCGGTACGCGATTAACTATTAGTGGCAGCGGAAGCAGGGCTGATCTCCCCCCGAAGCTGCCACCAGATTTTTCCAGGTCTCGCACCAGATTTCCGGCCCTCGGGTCCGGGTAAGGCGGGGCCGGCGACGTCAGAGCCTTCTGAGACCGAGGCTCTCCCCCCAGCCGTCGCCGGTCCTTAAAAGTAGCGGGTCCGCAACAAGTGAATATCCGACGGCGTGAATAGGGCGGCCCGCAGCGACGGGGGCCCTTTTGCGTGCGCCTCATCAGGTATCCCGGAACGTGCGCCCCGATCAGGCAGGCCGGCTCGTGCCCTGCTGCGCCCCAAACGTGCTGTGGGACAATTGAGAGGTACCTCGAGGCACCCAAGGAGTCCCATTGGCCGTAGTATCAACGCCAACCACGCTGACGCGTGCCCTTTCTGCGATGGACAATGCCGAGGTCCTGCGGATCCGCAACGACTTTCCCGTGCTGAATCAGACGGTCAACGGCCGCCCGCTCATCTATCTGGATTCCGGCGCAACTTCGCAGAATCCGCTGAGCGTAATCGAGGCGGAACAGGAATTTTATGAGCAGCGGAACGCTGCCGTGCACCGCGGTGCCCACCACCTTGCCGTGGAGGCCACCGAGGTGTTTGAGGATGCCCGGCAGACCGTCGCCGACTTTGTCGGGGCGGCCTATGAGGAGATCGTCTGGACCTCCAACGCCACCGAGGGCCTCAACGTCATCAGCTACGCTCTGTCGAACGCCTCACTGTGGGCAGCCCAGGGCCGCGGCGACGCCAAGCTGCGGGACCTCGCCCTGGGACCGGGCGATGAAATCGTGGTCACCGAAATGGAACACCACGCAAACCTGATCCCGTGGCAGGAACTGGCCTACCGGACCGGTGCCACGCTGCGGCACATCCCGCTGGACGACGCCGGGGTGCTGCGCATGGATGAAGCGGCGGAAATCCTGGGGGAGCGCACCCGGCTGCTGGCGTTCACCCACGCCTCGAACGTGCTGGGGACCATCAACCCGGTCAGCGACCTCGTCGCCCTCGCCCGGCGGGCGGGCGCCCTCGTGGTGCTGGATGCCTGCCAGTCGGCACCGCACCTTGCCCTGGACGTCAAGCAGCTGGATGTCGACTTCGCCGTGTTTTCCGGCCACAAGATGCTGGGACCCACCGGCGTCGGAGTGCTTTACGGCAAGCAGGAGCTCCTGGACGTGCTCCCGCCGGTCCTGACCGGCGGTTCCATGATCACCACAGTGACCATGGAACGCGCGGAGTACCTCCCCGCGCCGCAACGGTTCGAGGCCGGGACGCAGAAAATTTCGCAGGCAGTGGCCCTTGCCGCCGCGGTCAATTATCTGACGGAAACCGGCATCGACCGGGTGCACCGCTGGGAGTCCGAGCTGGGCCAGCGGATGGTGGCAGGCCTGGAAGCCATCGACGGCGTCCGTGTGCTGGGTCCGGCCGCCGGCCAGGACCGCATCGGCCTGGCGGCCTTTGACGTTGCCGGTGTCCACGCGCACGACGTCGGCCAGTTCCTTGATGCGCGCGGCATTGCGGTCCGCGTGGGCCACCATTGCGCGCAGCCGCTGCACCGTCGGCTGGGACTGACGGCCACCACCCGGGCCAGCGCCTACTTGTACAACACCACCGACGACGTGGACGAATTCCTGGACGCAGTGTCCGGAGTCCGCGCCTACTTCCGGGCCTAGCCCCGGATCCCGACGACAGGTACTTGAGCATGAGCCTCGACCAGCTTTACCAGCAGATTATCCTTGACCACTCCAAGGCCCGGCACGGCAGCGGATTGGCCGCAACGGCTGTCCCGGACGGCGCGGCCACCGGTCAGTCTCACCAGCTCAACCCCGTGTGCGGCGACGAGGTCACCCTGCGCGTGGCCGTTGACCACGGCACGGTCACGCAGTTGGCGTGGGACGGGGCCGGCTGCTCGATCTCCATGGCCTCCGCCTCCGTGCTGAGCGAGCTGGCCGAGGGCATGACCGTGGACGAACTCCGCTCGGTGATCGGGAACTTCCGCGAGGTCCTGCGGTCCCGGGGAAAAATCCCCGCCGACCCCGAAATCCTGGGCGATGCCGCTGCCTTCGAGGGTGTGGCCCGCTACGCTGCGAGGGTGAAGTGCGCCATGATCTCCTGGGTTGCGGCCGAGGATGCCCTGAACCAGGCAGCTTGACCGCACCTTTTTAGCCGTCCTGCCCGGACCTGGCGGTCCTGAACTAGCCGTCCTGTTCGGACCGTTCGAAGACATCCGGCACGCCGTCGCCGTCGTCGTCCCGCGCCTCCATCTCTTCCACGCGCCGGTAGTGCCTGTTGCGGGCCTTAAGCACGACGGCGGCCAGCGCCGCGGCGGTCAGTGAACCGGCCAGGATGGCCACCTTTGCGTGGTCGTCCCGGGCTGAGCCCGAGCCGAAACTCAGTTCGGCGATCAGCAGCGAGACCGTGAAGCCTACGCCCGCCAGGAGGGACAGTCCGGCGACGTCGACCCACTTCAGGCCGTCGTCGAGCTGCGCGCGGGTGGTTTTCGTGACCAGGAGTGTTGCCCCGAAGACGCCAAGGGCCTTGCCCACGATCAGTGCTGCCACGATGCCCACGGCCACGGGGTCGGCCAGGGTGGACGTCAGGCCGGAGGCGCCGCCGAGCGCAACGCCCGCCGAGAAGAACGCGAAGACAGGCACCGCAAAACCTGCAGACAGTGGCCGGAGCAGGTGTTCCAGGCGTTCGGCCATGCCGGTGCCGCCGCCGTCGGAAGTCATGCCGTCGTCATTGATGTCGCCGGTGGTGCTCCCCGGGTGGCGGAGGTCCCGCCGCGAGGCAGCCACCGGAACGGTGAAGCCGAGCAGGACGCCGGCCACCGTGGCATGGATGCCGGACGCGTGCACCAGGCCCCACGTGGCCGCCGCCAGCGGCAGGAGCAGGTACCAGTGGGTGACCCGCT from Arthrobacter globiformis harbors:
- a CDS encoding LuxR C-terminal-related transcriptional regulator, producing the protein MSIEPLSWGRGSTAGVLAGPAGVAGGTDLQRWSVPARSADLDAIRTALTDPESLGVVITGARGVGKSSLARTAVAELGPDVWALQLRSPLSGSQTSYGCLAFLLARLPQSAMASPTAILQGITSLIRSDAAGRDCVITLDTTGQIDDMSAGVILNIMLTHTARVIAIAPSTSDLPADFHWLLTDRRLTEVRLDNLNELQTRQVLLTLLGHRVSASLVSTYHSIVGGNPLLLKALVTEQQQSGNLVLSDSVWTLRDRVVLDGATSLDDIVRSRWSREEPKTREVIEMLACARRVPLTRLTDIYGTATVADMEDAGLLTVADTGDRWVSLREQYLGDVVRSWLSISRRRELRTLLLGGHEPELSALTMEERIEFAAWTKECQAELSPAMAVAAAEAAVLLFDPRFAISCVEDIKKTDDVWVEAQLHKATAYLLLDLPLQAMASLEDISRVQLDALSEEAFARVVAAKSRVMVWLPELCGQVPDELAAARKRLGVGAGVASSWPDPLGTAANVIALAEFEYKSFIGDYDSMIGELEKASDPAVNKDPAFRIQAALLLMLALSAVGREMDALQLMRRVGGQLSDAGPLTGLRERFAMTAFNVLLQAGQWKRCLELVGPPKGQEERRLAYRTSATELAAGIAYVFSGRGAAALDSLLSAVAQLELRPVLNMLQAAYAATAFAYAQIGNAGQAHKYLDKLHGVRGHCNFGTVFVTEFCADMAGRWLGDTDAVKRLLEAAHRDIDAGRYTLAGISLLGATVNGTDEDFRLMEEVAGHRQGTLAEISRLIAVGTRTKDAKVLLEGAHLCAELELDAVEARCVALAVDFARHSGDSASARVAQARLDSLTATVPSLPIVPSSGSPLLTARERQISRLAGRGVSNRDIALEMGVSVRTVEGHLYQVFTKLGVTSRGDLPGLV
- a CDS encoding LuxR C-terminal-related transcriptional regulator, whose translation is MICLASSNSSPSNSASPNPSSHGGSSNGRGAEAESELRQLTGRREAIEHVCTIIRSRASQAVYLMAGPGVGKTSVTDAVREKLAAEMTVLRIHGSSSLAKVPYGVLAPYTSGLAPEEADSPIAVLRAVWAHFQELKGGGLKGGNDAPVLLVVDDAHHLDDATASMVVDMTSAGWATVLAAGRPRPGLPQALNQLWYDGLAERIDLRPLNGEQVREVVEHTLQGTVPVSTVQSLWSASGGNPLLLDCLLSDATAAGTLVQRNGIWVLLGPLPADGPRLSDLVAKDLLRRTPEEQDALKMIALAEPVPRGLIEDVCGAGVVRSLLDNQVVSESTATHTELRLTHAILGESTRRQVSVSRSLQLRQKLDAHLDPAAASAEGRLRLVQWSLECGLEVPDRDLLNAGLLAATTFNNAGARLMAGHVRAPVLQAHALSITARAHFNEGKYREAAELLDGCWLDLAGDPEAPQVLMLRASSHMALGKSVPSLRAESRHQLEEAGIAPDDAWQDRIHELLEMAAAGDHEGIGAVVAALGTTDPETASGVEATLHAVAQALLAQALVAAGRSHQAHAAAAAAGPFLHALSGGLYFFNEFVLTRLAISTLAAGNWESAEHELSGYPAERTEGASTFGGGIQALRGLGLLRQGQLERAYQVLLPAVEALRVNDPLQEFRFGSSLAFYAAARLGDTAQAKRLEQDFISARHASGPGCDAVAEAYAAAAAEYLDRKGSGLDRLRELAGSESVTDHPGTRMECLILCSDLGEHSLAQELAALAATVEGRWAAGWRQLAQAWASEDADVLMDTAAALEEAGLLNLAREAYARAGALLDAAGERRRARQAIAHREKCDQELGERFRESPFVASVPSVHLTRRERDIVELAVQGLSDREIAQQLMVSVRTVEGHLYRSYVKLGVRRRDELALALPKK
- the nhaA gene encoding Na+/H+ antiporter NhaA; amino-acid sequence: MTKPSLPSRKFPSRQFRVFSRSTYPEYLRIAAILRTETVGGALLLVATAAALVWANSPAANAYFGLRDFKVGYEPWHLQLSLGHWASDGLLALFFFIAGLELKREFVSGDLRQPSRAVVPVTAAVGGVAAPAIIYSVIVWSQGAEALRGWAIPTATDIAFALAVLAVINTHLPAALRTFLLTLAVVDDLIAIGIIAFFYSTGLQPALLLAALVPLALFAWLVQKRVTHWYLLLPLAAATWGLVHASGIHATVAGVLLGFTVPVAASRRDLRHPGSTTGDINDDGMTSDGGGTGMAERLEHLLRPLSAGFAVPVFAFFSAGVALGGASGLTSTLADPVAVGIVAALIVGKALGVFGATLLVTKTTRAQLDDGLKWVDVAGLSLLAGVGFTVSLLIAELSFGSGSARDDHAKVAILAGSLTAAALAAVVLKARNRHYRRVEEMEARDDDGDGVPDVFERSEQDG
- the sufU gene encoding Fe-S cluster assembly sulfur transfer protein SufU; amino-acid sequence: MSLDQLYQQIILDHSKARHGSGLAATAVPDGAATGQSHQLNPVCGDEVTLRVAVDHGTVTQLAWDGAGCSISMASASVLSELAEGMTVDELRSVIGNFREVLRSRGKIPADPEILGDAAAFEGVARYAARVKCAMISWVAAEDALNQAA
- a CDS encoding SufS family cysteine desulfurase → MAVVSTPTTLTRALSAMDNAEVLRIRNDFPVLNQTVNGRPLIYLDSGATSQNPLSVIEAEQEFYEQRNAAVHRGAHHLAVEATEVFEDARQTVADFVGAAYEEIVWTSNATEGLNVISYALSNASLWAAQGRGDAKLRDLALGPGDEIVVTEMEHHANLIPWQELAYRTGATLRHIPLDDAGVLRMDEAAEILGERTRLLAFTHASNVLGTINPVSDLVALARRAGALVVLDACQSAPHLALDVKQLDVDFAVFSGHKMLGPTGVGVLYGKQELLDVLPPVLTGGSMITTVTMERAEYLPAPQRFEAGTQKISQAVALAAAVNYLTETGIDRVHRWESELGQRMVAGLEAIDGVRVLGPAAGQDRIGLAAFDVAGVHAHDVGQFLDARGIAVRVGHHCAQPLHRRLGLTATTRASAYLYNTTDDVDEFLDAVSGVRAYFRA